One part of the Truepera radiovictrix DSM 17093 genome encodes these proteins:
- the ppk2 gene encoding polyphosphate kinase 2, which yields MSQGSAKGLGKLDKKVYARELALLQLELVKLQGWIKAQGLKVVVLFEGRDAAGKGSTITRITQPLNPRVCRVVALGAPTERERTQWYFQRYVHHLPAAGEMVLFDRSWYNRAGVERVMGFCTEAEYREFLHACPTFERLLLDAGIILIKYWFSVSAAEQERRMRRRNENPAKRWKLSPMDLEARARWVAYSKAKDAMFYHTDTKASPWYVVNAEDKRRAHLSCIAHLLSLIPYEDLTPPPLEMPPRDLAGADEGYERPDKAHQTWVPDYVPPTR from the coding sequence GTGAGCCAGGGGTCGGCGAAAGGGCTCGGCAAACTCGACAAAAAGGTCTACGCGCGCGAGCTGGCGCTCCTGCAGCTCGAGCTCGTCAAACTGCAGGGGTGGATTAAAGCGCAGGGGCTCAAGGTCGTGGTGCTCTTCGAGGGGCGCGACGCGGCGGGTAAGGGGAGCACCATTACGCGCATTACCCAGCCCCTCAACCCGCGCGTGTGCCGCGTGGTGGCGCTCGGCGCCCCGACCGAGCGCGAGCGCACCCAGTGGTACTTTCAGCGTTACGTCCACCATCTCCCCGCCGCGGGGGAGATGGTGCTCTTCGACCGCAGTTGGTACAACCGCGCGGGGGTCGAGCGGGTGATGGGCTTTTGCACCGAGGCCGAGTACCGCGAGTTCCTGCACGCCTGCCCGACCTTTGAGCGCCTCTTGTTAGACGCCGGCATCATCCTCATCAAGTACTGGTTTTCGGTGAGCGCCGCCGAGCAGGAGCGCCGGATGCGCCGCCGCAACGAGAACCCGGCCAAGCGCTGGAAGCTGAGCCCGATGGACTTGGAGGCGAGGGCGCGCTGGGTGGCGTACTCCAAAGCCAAAGACGCGATGTTCTACCACACCGACACCAAAGCGTCCCCCTGGTACGTGGTGAACGCCGAGGACAAGCGCCGCGCGCACCTAAGTTGCATCGCGCACCTGCTCAGCCTCATCCCGTACGAGGACCTCACCCCGCCGCCCCTGGAGATGCCGCCGCGCGACCTGGCGGGGGCCGACGAGGGCTACGAGCGCCCCGACAAGGCGCATCAGACGTGGGTGCCCGACTACGTGCCGCCGACGCGATAA
- a CDS encoding extracellular solute-binding protein, whose translation MKVALSLFTALLLSAALAQGELRLYNWTGYTSQELLQKFEAETGIRVSLDTYDSNETLLAKLKSGATGYDIVVPSHNFVQIFVSEGLLEPIHASEMANYSNIDERWRNPDWDPGNVYTVPWQWGTTSFAVDTALYDGDIDTYEVLFNPPEVFRGRIGMFDSWDEVLPMALRYTGSEICTTDPEAFRRALEVLEAQEPYVKVYTSEGILENMIAGETAMNTYWNGATMRVRAERPTVRYAYPVEGVSGWMDNLALARGAPNKEAALTFINWFLEPENAALQSNFARYANAVSGAEAFMDEPLRTAPEIVPPEGANIIFSPTCPEEYIRLADRVWTRLKQ comes from the coding sequence ATGAAAGTTGCCTTATCCCTGTTTACCGCGCTGCTGCTAAGCGCCGCGCTCGCGCAGGGGGAGCTGCGCCTCTACAACTGGACCGGCTACACCTCACAAGAGCTCCTGCAAAAGTTCGAGGCCGAAACCGGTATCCGTGTGAGCCTCGACACCTACGACTCCAACGAGACGCTGTTGGCCAAACTCAAGTCGGGGGCGACGGGCTACGACATCGTGGTGCCGTCACACAACTTCGTGCAGATCTTTGTCAGCGAGGGGCTGTTAGAACCCATCCACGCCTCTGAGATGGCGAACTACAGCAACATCGACGAGCGTTGGCGTAACCCCGACTGGGACCCCGGCAACGTCTACACCGTGCCCTGGCAGTGGGGGACGACCTCCTTTGCGGTCGACACGGCCCTCTACGACGGCGACATCGACACCTACGAGGTGCTCTTTAACCCGCCAGAGGTCTTTAGGGGGAGGATCGGCATGTTCGACTCGTGGGACGAGGTGCTGCCGATGGCGCTGCGCTACACCGGTTCGGAGATCTGCACGACCGACCCCGAGGCGTTCCGCCGCGCGTTGGAGGTTCTAGAGGCGCAAGAGCCCTACGTCAAGGTCTACACGTCAGAAGGGATTTTGGAGAACATGATCGCGGGCGAGACGGCCATGAACACCTACTGGAACGGCGCCACGATGCGCGTCCGGGCGGAGCGCCCCACAGTGCGCTACGCCTACCCGGTCGAGGGTGTCTCGGGTTGGATGGATAACCTCGCGCTCGCGCGCGGCGCGCCCAACAAGGAGGCGGCCTTGACCTTTATCAACTGGTTTTTAGAGCCCGAGAACGCCGCCTTGCAGTCGAACTTCGCGCGCTACGCAAACGCCGTGTCGGGCGCTGAAGCCTTTATGGACGAGCCCCTGCGCACCGCCCCCGAGATCGTCCCGCCAGAGGGTGCCAACATCATCTTCTCGCCGACCTGCCCCGAGGAGTACATCCGCCTCGCGGACCGGGTGTGGACGCGGCTCAAGCAGTAG
- a CDS encoding ABC transporter permease, translating to MSQGALPRPAAPSVRPKRPRAFRVGHLPGFGLWTALVFLYLYAPLVILVAFSFNDNRAVTVWRGFTLEWYGTLLGNAELRRAALTSLGVAAVATVVATVVATLAALVLVRGGAFRGQRAVGALLLSPLMIPEIVTAVATLALFALLGVSLGVCRVVLAHCAFCIPFAFLPIQARLRSLDRSLEAAAQDLYAPPWRVFRRVTLPLLAPGIAAGALLAFIISLDDFVITLMVAEPGTTTLPLYIYGLVRLGVTPEVNAVSSAMLALSILVVTLSLLLQRR from the coding sequence GTGAGCCAGGGGGCACTTCCGCGCCCCGCGGCCCCCAGCGTCCGGCCGAAACGCCCGCGCGCCTTTCGGGTCGGCCACCTGCCGGGGTTCGGCCTCTGGACGGCCTTGGTTTTCCTCTACCTCTACGCGCCCCTGGTCATCCTGGTGGCGTTTTCGTTTAACGACAACCGCGCGGTGACGGTGTGGCGAGGCTTTACCCTCGAGTGGTACGGGACGCTTTTGGGTAACGCCGAGCTGCGCCGCGCCGCCCTGACGAGCCTCGGCGTCGCGGCGGTCGCCACGGTAGTCGCTACCGTGGTCGCCACGCTCGCCGCGCTTGTACTCGTGCGCGGTGGGGCCTTTCGGGGGCAACGGGCGGTGGGGGCGCTTTTGCTCTCGCCGCTGATGATCCCCGAGATCGTCACGGCGGTCGCGACGCTCGCCCTCTTCGCGCTCCTCGGGGTGTCGCTCGGGGTCTGTCGGGTGGTGCTGGCGCACTGCGCCTTCTGCATCCCCTTCGCCTTTCTGCCGATTCAGGCGCGGTTGCGGAGCCTCGACCGGAGCCTCGAGGCGGCCGCGCAGGACCTCTACGCCCCCCCGTGGCGGGTCTTTCGCCGCGTCACGCTGCCGCTTCTAGCCCCCGGTATCGCCGCGGGTGCGCTCCTCGCCTTTATCATCTCGTTAGACGACTTCGTCATCACGCTCATGGTCGCCGAACCCGGTACGACCACGCTCCCTCTCTACATCTACGGGCTCGTGCGCTTGGGGGTGACGCCGGAGGTGAACGCGGTCTCGAGCGCCATGCTGGCGTTGTCCATCCTCGTCGTGACGCTGTCGCTCCTTTTGCAGCGGCGTTAA
- a CDS encoding ABC transporter permease, producing MTPLVRLLGLAPALLLLGALMVAPLGIIVAYSFMAPDPYGGVLPQLSTDAYVRLLYERDFDDTLFFSPVVLRIFGRSLALALATTLLSLGCALPVAYTIARQPPARRSALLLLVTIPFWTNLLIRTYCWILILRDTGLVNTLLLRLGLIEAPLTLLYTNGAVLLGLVYAYLPFMVLPLYATLERLDTRLLEAAHDLYAGRWQVFRRVTLPLALPGLVAGSVLVFVPSLGAFVTPQLLGGGKNLMLGSLIQMQFAASRNWPFGAALALLLLAFVLLALLLYARAQSRAAGPRAEEALS from the coding sequence GTGACGCCGCTCGTGCGCCTTTTGGGCCTCGCGCCCGCGCTCCTGCTCCTCGGCGCCCTCATGGTGGCGCCTTTAGGCATCATCGTGGCGTACTCCTTTATGGCGCCCGACCCCTACGGGGGCGTCCTGCCGCAGTTGTCCACCGACGCTTACGTACGCTTGCTCTATGAGCGCGACTTCGACGACACGCTCTTTTTTAGCCCCGTGGTGCTGCGCATCTTCGGGCGCTCCCTGGCGCTGGCGCTCGCAACCACGCTGCTCAGCCTCGGGTGCGCCCTGCCGGTGGCCTACACCATCGCGCGGCAGCCGCCGGCGCGCCGCAGTGCGCTGCTTTTGCTCGTCACCATCCCCTTCTGGACGAACCTCCTCATTCGCACCTACTGCTGGATCCTCATCCTGCGCGACACGGGGCTCGTCAACACCCTGCTGCTGCGCCTCGGTCTCATCGAAGCGCCCCTGACCCTGCTCTACACGAACGGGGCGGTGCTTTTGGGGCTCGTCTACGCCTACTTGCCCTTTATGGTGTTGCCGCTCTACGCGACCCTGGAACGCCTCGATACGCGCCTTTTAGAGGCCGCCCACGACCTCTACGCGGGGCGCTGGCAGGTGTTTCGGCGCGTCACCCTGCCGCTGGCGCTCCCCGGCCTCGTGGCGGGGTCGGTGCTCGTCTTTGTCCCCAGCCTCGGCGCTTTTGTCACGCCGCAGCTCCTGGGAGGTGGCAAAAACCTGATGCTCGGCTCGCTCATCCAGATGCAGTTCGCCGCTTCGCGCAACTGGCCCTTCGGGGCGGCGCTCGCACTGCTGCTGCTCGCTTTCGTGCTGCTCGCGCTGCTCCTCTACGCGCGCGCGCAGAGCCGCGCCGCCGGCCCGCGCGCTGAGGAGGCGCTCTCGTGA
- a CDS encoding ABC transporter ATP-binding protein — protein sequence MRYKPPPVAPAEAIHIREVYKRFGTPNDPVIALEGVTLTVAEDEFFTLLGPSGCGKTTLLRLLAGFEAPTEGDIFLFGEPLAGKPPHKRPVNTVFQHYALFPHMTVAQNVAFGLEMLGQSAAEVKRAVARSLELVQMTGFAARRPAQLSGGQQQRVALARALAPRPKVLLLDEPLSALDLKLRHAMRGELKALQRETGVTFIFVTHDQEEALTMSDRIAVMASGRVQQVGTPAEIYEGPVNRFVADFVGRTNFLTGTVLASSGEEAVVALFGRRIRVAGARRPGERVTLVVRPEKLALHPASAAPEAEGAFDGTVESSMYLGTDTSYRVRVADGAAGEAVLEVRDPNARTGAARFAVGERVRLLLAPLAARVLEEASA from the coding sequence ATGCGCTACAAACCGCCTCCCGTAGCGCCCGCCGAGGCGATCCACATCCGCGAGGTTTACAAACGCTTTGGCACCCCCAACGACCCGGTGATAGCCCTCGAGGGGGTCACCCTGACGGTCGCCGAGGACGAGTTTTTCACCCTCTTAGGGCCGTCGGGCTGCGGCAAAACGACGCTTTTAAGGCTTTTGGCCGGCTTCGAGGCGCCTACCGAAGGCGACATCTTCCTCTTCGGCGAGCCCTTGGCGGGCAAGCCGCCCCACAAGCGGCCCGTCAACACGGTGTTTCAGCACTACGCGCTCTTCCCGCACATGACGGTCGCGCAGAACGTGGCGTTCGGGCTCGAGATGCTCGGCCAGAGCGCCGCCGAGGTCAAACGGGCGGTGGCGCGGAGCTTGGAGCTCGTGCAGATGACGGGCTTTGCCGCGCGCCGACCCGCCCAACTCTCGGGGGGGCAGCAGCAGCGCGTGGCGCTGGCGCGCGCCCTCGCCCCGCGCCCCAAGGTCCTGCTATTAGACGAACCGCTGTCCGCTTTGGACCTCAAGCTCCGGCACGCCATGCGCGGCGAACTCAAAGCCCTGCAGCGCGAGACCGGTGTGACGTTTATCTTCGTCACGCACGACCAGGAGGAGGCGCTGACGATGAGCGACCGCATCGCCGTGATGGCGTCGGGGCGGGTGCAGCAGGTCGGCACCCCTGCTGAGATCTACGAGGGGCCGGTCAACCGCTTCGTCGCCGACTTCGTGGGGCGCACAAACTTCCTGACGGGGACGGTACTGGCGTCCTCCGGCGAGGAGGCGGTCGTCGCGCTTTTCGGTCGCCGCATCCGGGTCGCGGGCGCGCGCCGCCCCGGCGAGCGGGTCACGCTGGTCGTGCGCCCCGAGAAGCTCGCCCTGCACCCGGCCTCGGCGGCGCCCGAGGCAGAGGGCGCTTTCGACGGCACGGTGGAGAGCAGCATGTACCTCGGGACCGACACGAGCTACCGCGTGCGCGTCGCCGACGGGGCGGCGGGCGAGGCGGTGCTCGAGGTCCGCGACCCGAACGCCCGCACCGGTGCGGCGCGCTTCGCTGTGGGCGAGCGGGTGCGCCTGCTGCTTGCACCCCTCGCGGCGCGGGTGCTCGAGGAGGCGAGCGCGTGA
- a CDS encoding Hsp20/alpha crystallin family protein: protein MLQSWNPWQELEEMQRRLNRLVRADEGATSWAPATDIVEDNEGLYIYMDLPDVDDGSLEVSSEQNSLSVKATRTYQKSESQTVHYQGRPKGEFARSFNIPSSFDLTKVKASYDNGVLTLLIPRSESTKPRKIEVSTGRTHQGHQAVTQDAQSGQ, encoded by the coding sequence ATGTTACAGTCTTGGAACCCCTGGCAGGAGCTCGAGGAGATGCAGCGCCGCCTCAACCGCCTTGTGCGCGCCGACGAGGGTGCGACGAGCTGGGCGCCGGCGACCGACATCGTCGAGGACAACGAAGGCCTCTACATCTACATGGACTTGCCCGACGTTGACGACGGTAGCCTCGAGGTGAGCAGCGAGCAAAACAGCCTGAGCGTCAAAGCGACGCGCACCTATCAAAAGAGCGAGTCGCAGACGGTGCACTACCAGGGCCGCCCCAAAGGGGAGTTTGCGCGCTCGTTTAACATCCCCTCGAGCTTCGACCTCACCAAGGTCAAAGCCTCGTACGACAACGGGGTCTTGACGCTCCTCATCCCGCGTTCGGAGAGCACGAAACCCCGCAAGATCGAGGTGTCGACCGGTCGCACGCACCAGGGTCACCAAGCCGTCACCCAGGACGCTCAAAGCGGCCAGTAA
- a CDS encoding DMT family transporter translates to MRPPNPSPATSRLVLVLLAGIFAVSLSAIFIRLADAPGVVVALYRMLLASLLLAPLSVRALRKTPLSSHTFRYAGLAGVFLGLHFATWITSLSYTTVAASTTLVATTPIWVALFSWIFLKLSPPFTVLLGVLLAVLGAALIGFGDLGSDAGSAPLIGYALALAGALSAAAYFLLGRSAQRQGLGLQAYIGVAYGVAAAVLVPLPLLFGLSYTAYSTETFLWILGLALVPQLVGHTAYNYAMKHLDPTLVATAILLEPVGASLLALAIFGEVPTALTLVGALILLVGVAITTRNSRAVAPQSASQAP, encoded by the coding sequence ATGAGGCCGCCCAACCCATCGCCCGCGACGTCGCGGCTCGTGCTCGTGCTCCTCGCCGGTATCTTCGCCGTGAGCCTCTCCGCCATCTTTATCCGGCTCGCCGACGCCCCCGGCGTGGTCGTCGCCCTCTACCGGATGCTGCTCGCCTCGCTCTTGCTCGCCCCGCTCAGCGTCCGCGCGCTGCGCAAAACGCCGCTAAGCTCCCACACTTTTCGCTACGCGGGGCTCGCCGGGGTCTTTTTGGGGCTGCATTTTGCCACCTGGATCACCTCGCTCTCGTACACCACCGTCGCCGCGAGCACCACCCTCGTCGCCACCACCCCGATCTGGGTCGCGCTTTTTAGCTGGATCTTCCTCAAGCTCTCCCCCCCCTTCACCGTGCTTTTGGGGGTGCTGCTCGCCGTTTTGGGCGCCGCGCTGATCGGCTTCGGCGACCTCGGTAGTGACGCTGGCAGCGCGCCGCTAATCGGCTACGCCCTAGCGCTCGCGGGCGCCCTCTCGGCCGCCGCCTACTTTCTCTTGGGCCGCTCCGCGCAGCGGCAGGGGCTGGGCCTGCAAGCCTATATCGGCGTGGCCTACGGGGTCGCCGCGGCGGTCTTGGTACCGCTCCCCCTCCTTTTCGGGCTCTCTTATACCGCCTACAGCACCGAAACGTTTCTCTGGATCCTCGGCCTCGCCCTCGTACCGCAGCTCGTCGGGCACACCGCCTACAACTACGCCATGAAGCACCTCGACCCCACGCTCGTCGCCACGGCGATTTTGCTCGAGCCCGTCGGGGCGAGCTTGCTCGCGCTGGCGATCTTCGGTGAGGTGCCCACCGCGCTCACGCTCGTAGGCGCGCTTATCCTCCTTGTCGGCGTCGCCATCACCACCCGCAACAGCCGCGCGGTGGCGCCCCAGAGCGCGAGCCAGGCCCCTTGA
- a CDS encoding CarD family transcriptional regulator yields MKEAQKTYKHGDQVVLPPYGVGVVAGTTVRTVAGTDHHYYEVEFPNGTSKAFVPVAAPQAAGLRPALTKAEVHKVLERLSNGRINLPKQWAARHRRVTEILSSGDPYQIATLGSELRRWDLERGLPDLDRQAYRRALRLLAGEISAVLGITPKEAREMMDAGEDDELN; encoded by the coding sequence TTGAAAGAAGCCCAAAAGACGTACAAGCACGGTGACCAAGTTGTTCTCCCGCCCTACGGCGTCGGCGTGGTCGCCGGGACGACCGTCCGCACGGTTGCCGGCACCGACCACCACTACTACGAAGTCGAGTTTCCCAACGGCACCTCCAAAGCCTTCGTACCGGTAGCAGCGCCCCAAGCGGCGGGGTTGCGGCCGGCGCTCACCAAAGCCGAGGTGCACAAGGTGTTGGAGCGGCTGAGTAACGGCCGCATCAATCTGCCCAAGCAGTGGGCGGCGCGCCACCGCCGCGTGACCGAGATCCTCTCCTCGGGCGACCCCTACCAGATCGCCACCCTGGGCAGCGAGCTCCGCCGCTGGGACCTCGAGCGCGGTCTACCCGACCTCGACCGCCAAGCGTACCGCCGCGCCCTGCGCCTTTTGGCGGGTGAAATCAGCGCGGTGCTCGGTATCACGCCCAAAGAGGCCCGTGAGATGATGGACGCGGGCGAGGACGACGAGCTCAACTAG